The following proteins are encoded in a genomic region of Nitrospirota bacterium:
- the tuf gene encoding elongation factor Tu (EF-Tu; promotes GTP-dependent binding of aminoacyl-tRNA to the A-site of ribosomes during protein biosynthesis; when the tRNA anticodon matches the mRNA codon, GTP hydrolysis results; the inactive EF-Tu-GDP leaves the ribosome and release of GDP is promoted by elongation factor Ts; many prokaryotes have two copies of the gene encoding EF-Tu) — protein sequence VMPGDNVSVTGELISPIAMDQGLRFAVREGGKTVGSGVVTEILA from the coding sequence TGGTCATGCCGGGCGATAATGTGAGTGTGACGGGTGAGCTGATCAGCCCGATCGCGATGGATCAAGGGTTGCGGTTCGCGGTGCGCGAGGGCGGCAAGACCGTGGGCTCCGGCGTTGTCACCGAAATTCTGGCGTAA